One window of the Candidatus Sericytochromatia bacterium genome contains the following:
- a CDS encoding UTP--glucose-1-phosphate uridylyltransferase, producing MNQATIDQVFDALAARYQAGTLSLATNVLAGPVEPPLAADILPPPEPGSAAWEAQREAGLAALRAGQVGVVILAGGMATRFQYDKPKGLYPIWNGHSFLALKLEAVRALGVPVPVFIMTSFATDGAIAAHLAEHDHFGLPPSRVFRFQQYQMPRLAPSGGRFEEGGQPSLAAPGHGDFPYALRESGLLQAFLAGGGRYLCFSNVDNLGATVDPVILGGHVLSGQEMTVEVAPKNPGDQGGAPARVAGRTQLVEGFAFPPDFDQSRIAVFNTANYVFSAEALKRELALPWYVVEKTVRGEKVVQFEHLAGDLSTLLTTRFVQVTRAERFLPVKNVSDVPGVAALLTARMGG from the coding sequence ATGAATCAGGCGACCATTGATCAAGTCTTTGACGCCCTGGCGGCGCGCTACCAGGCCGGCACGCTGTCTCTGGCGACCAACGTGCTGGCAGGGCCCGTCGAGCCGCCCCTCGCCGCTGACATTCTCCCGCCACCGGAGCCGGGCAGCGCGGCCTGGGAGGCGCAACGGGAGGCCGGGCTCGCGGCCTTGCGCGCCGGACAGGTGGGCGTCGTGATCCTGGCGGGAGGCATGGCGACTCGCTTTCAGTATGACAAGCCCAAGGGGCTTTACCCGATCTGGAACGGGCATAGTTTTCTGGCCCTCAAGCTTGAGGCGGTGCGCGCGCTCGGCGTGCCGGTGCCGGTTTTCATCATGACCAGTTTCGCCACCGACGGGGCGATCGCCGCTCACCTGGCCGAGCATGACCACTTTGGTCTGCCCCCCTCCCGGGTGTTCCGCTTTCAGCAGTACCAGATGCCCCGGCTGGCGCCCTCGGGGGGCCGTTTCGAGGAAGGCGGTCAGCCCAGTCTGGCCGCGCCCGGACACGGCGACTTTCCCTATGCCCTGCGCGAGAGCGGTCTGCTGCAGGCCTTCCTCGCCGGCGGCGGACGTTACCTCTGTTTCTCGAATGTGGACAACCTCGGCGCCACGGTCGACCCGGTGATCCTCGGGGGCCACGTGCTGTCCGGCCAGGAGATGACGGTCGAGGTGGCGCCCAAGAACCCCGGCGACCAGGGCGGGGCGCCGGCACGTGTGGCGGGCCGCACCCAGCTGGTCGAGGGCTTTGCCTTCCCGCCGGACTTCGACCAGAGCCGGATCGCGGTCTTCAACACGGCCAACTACGTGTTTTCAGCCGAGGCGCTGAAGCGCGAGCTGGCGCTCCCCTGGTACGTGGTGGAGAAGACCGTGCGCGGCGAGAAGGTCGTGCAGTTCGAGCACCTGGCGGGCGACCTCTCGACCCTGCTCACGACCCGCTTCGTGCAGGTCACGCGGGCGGAACGCTTCCTGCCGGTGAAGAACGTGTCGGACGTGCCGGGCGTCGCCGCACTGCTTACCGCGCGTATGGGCGGATGA
- a CDS encoding DUF561 domain-containing protein, giving the protein MNHRHVLHTALIERNLFKVIAGITNFDRERVVAIARAAEAGGAQAVDIAADVSLIDAVKAATNLVVFVSSTDPQALIACADKADVLELGNFDALYKQGVHPSAAQILDWARTVQAAVGDRTPLCVTVSGYLPIAEQKALALELEHLGVAMLQTEGQVGPQAEDTFSALSGAVAALGNTAEIRQVVSLPLLLAGGFTRHSAAFALGAGADALGVGQAITAHADPARMLDEVRAISAALATTRAAGRGLAAV; this is encoded by the coding sequence ATGAATCATCGCCACGTCCTTCACACCGCCCTCATCGAACGCAACCTGTTCAAGGTGATCGCAGGCATCACCAACTTTGACCGCGAGCGGGTGGTGGCCATCGCCCGGGCCGCTGAAGCGGGCGGCGCCCAGGCCGTGGACATCGCGGCCGACGTGAGCCTGATCGACGCGGTGAAGGCAGCGACCAATCTGGTGGTCTTCGTGTCGTCGACCGACCCGCAGGCCCTGATTGCCTGCGCCGACAAGGCGGACGTGCTGGAACTCGGCAATTTCGATGCCCTCTACAAGCAGGGGGTGCACCCCTCCGCCGCGCAGATCCTCGACTGGGCGCGCACGGTCCAGGCGGCCGTGGGCGACCGCACGCCGCTGTGCGTGACGGTGTCGGGCTACCTGCCGATCGCCGAGCAGAAGGCGCTGGCGTTGGAACTGGAGCATCTTGGCGTGGCCATGCTGCAGACCGAAGGTCAGGTCGGCCCGCAAGCCGAAGACACCTTCTCGGCGCTGTCCGGGGCGGTCGCGGCCCTGGGCAACACCGCCGAGATCCGGCAGGTGGTCTCGCTGCCACTGCTGCTGGCGGGTGGCTTCACGCGTCACTCGGCCGCCTTCGCGCTGGGCGCCGGGGCCGATGCGCTGGGCGTGGGGCAGGCAATCACCGCTCACGCGGACCCGGCCCGGATGCTGGACGAGGTACGCGCCATCTCCGCCGCGCTCGCCACCACTCGGGCCGCCGGCCGTGGGCTGGCCGCGGTCTAG
- a CDS encoding ABC transporter ATP-binding protein, whose protein sequence is MNSPEAANRSPVLLLRGASRRYDQAAEAGGARPALDGVDLAVAAGEMVALMGPSGCGKSTLLHLAGLLDTPDGGEVWVAGRETARLSDNELTLLRRRQIGFVSQFFNLLPTLTAAENVALPLVLAGISRAAVRTAVARVLAQVGLESLHERYPHQLSGGQMQRVAIARAIVHTPALLIADEPTGSLDSLSGEAVLAIFRQLNAEHGQTILLATHAPEAAAVCHRVVRLRDGRIVADGGPAA, encoded by the coding sequence ATGAACTCCCCCGAGGCGGCGAACCGCTCCCCTGTTCTGCTCCTGCGCGGGGCTTCCAGACGCTACGACCAGGCGGCGGAGGCCGGCGGCGCCCGACCGGCCCTGGACGGGGTCGACCTCGCGGTCGCGGCCGGTGAGATGGTGGCCCTGATGGGGCCGAGTGGGTGCGGCAAGAGCACGCTGCTGCACCTGGCGGGGCTGCTGGATACTCCGGACGGTGGAGAGGTGTGGGTCGCCGGGCGCGAGACGGCCCGGCTCTCCGACAACGAGCTGACGCTGTTGCGTCGCCGGCAGATCGGCTTCGTCTCCCAGTTTTTCAACCTGCTGCCGACCTTGACGGCGGCTGAAAACGTGGCCTTGCCGCTGGTGTTGGCCGGAATTTCACGGGCCGCGGTGCGGACCGCCGTCGCGCGGGTGCTGGCGCAGGTGGGCCTGGAGAGCCTGCACGAACGCTACCCGCACCAGCTGAGCGGGGGACAGATGCAGCGCGTGGCCATCGCCCGGGCGATCGTCCACACCCCGGCCCTGCTGATCGCCGATGAGCCGACCGGCAGCCTGGATTCGCTCAGCGGGGAAGCCGTGCTGGCGATCTTCCGACAACTTAACGCCGAGCACGGTCAGACCATCCTGCTGGCCACTCACGCCCCCGAGGCCGCGGCGGTCTGCCATCGCGTGGTGCGCCTCCGCGACGGGCGGATCGTGGCGGATGGAGGGCCCGCGGCGTGA